A window of Gemmatimonadota bacterium contains these coding sequences:
- a CDS encoding SLBB domain-containing protein, giving the protein MTRAILHALAVALLLVAPAVATDIPDPTPVPPPAVEVREGALSGPIDPDVYMVGPGDLFTVTIRAGEVVSLAAAVTPEGNLVLPGIAVVPVAGLSLTGARAAALSRIGEQYREAAVSIALTGLRRIEVHVLGAVANPGPRIGTALDRAGRLVNAAGGVLDGGSRRNIRITRPGGEERRVDLARYEALGDLDVNPPILDGDVILVPFAKGQVSIHGSVEEPNAYEFVPGETVEGLVGLAGGVSREVRADSIEVRSFLDGTRTRSELLPWAQGFARTLSEGDQVYIRFRPDWHETRNVELEGEFLSPGLYGINEGTDLLSDVLRRSGGFTPEASLHDATVVRIARSDIVDAEYERLKQVPIEEMTELEYAYFKTKSRQRPGLLVVDMEQLLAGDKGEDILLRDGDRVAIPRKTETIEVAGQVARPGRVTWVKSKPLAWYVNRAGGYSSSARRSRIRVIRGATGEWVPSRKAGELLPGDVIWVPEKPERDWWKTAQETVRFAASVATVYLVIHQATGN; this is encoded by the coding sequence ATGACCCGCGCGATTCTTCACGCTCTGGCGGTTGCCCTGCTTCTGGTCGCTCCCGCAGTCGCCACGGACATCCCCGACCCGACCCCGGTGCCGCCGCCCGCCGTGGAAGTGCGCGAGGGTGCCCTGTCCGGCCCGATCGACCCGGATGTCTACATGGTGGGTCCGGGCGACCTCTTCACGGTCACCATCCGCGCCGGAGAGGTGGTCTCGCTGGCAGCCGCCGTGACCCCGGAAGGGAACCTTGTCCTGCCGGGCATCGCGGTCGTTCCGGTGGCGGGCCTTTCGCTCACGGGGGCGCGCGCCGCGGCGCTCTCCCGCATCGGGGAACAGTATCGCGAGGCGGCGGTGAGCATTGCGTTGACCGGGCTTCGCCGGATTGAAGTGCATGTTCTCGGCGCGGTGGCCAACCCCGGTCCGCGCATCGGCACCGCACTCGATCGCGCGGGCAGGTTGGTGAACGCGGCGGGCGGTGTACTCGACGGCGGCAGCCGGCGCAACATTCGCATTACCCGGCCCGGTGGCGAGGAACGCCGCGTGGACCTGGCGCGCTATGAGGCGCTGGGAGACCTGGATGTGAATCCCCCCATTCTCGACGGAGATGTCATCCTCGTTCCCTTCGCCAAGGGACAGGTGTCCATTCACGGGTCGGTCGAAGAGCCGAACGCGTATGAGTTTGTCCCGGGTGAAACCGTCGAGGGGCTTGTCGGTCTCGCGGGTGGCGTGTCCCGGGAAGTGCGGGCGGATTCGATTGAGGTCCGGAGCTTTCTGGACGGAACACGCACGCGATCGGAACTTCTCCCGTGGGCGCAGGGGTTTGCGCGAACCCTGAGCGAGGGCGACCAGGTCTACATCCGGTTCCGGCCGGACTGGCACGAGACCCGCAATGTCGAACTGGAGGGCGAGTTTCTGTCGCCCGGGCTTTACGGAATCAACGAGGGCACCGACCTGCTCTCGGATGTTCTCCGTCGCTCCGGCGGCTTCACGCCGGAAGCCTCTCTTCACGACGCCACGGTGGTGCGCATTGCCAGGAGCGACATCGTCGACGCGGAGTACGAACGCCTCAAGCAGGTTCCCATCGAGGAGATGACAGAACTGGAGTACGCGTACTTCAAGACGAAGTCACGCCAACGGCCGGGCCTTCTCGTGGTGGACATGGAACAACTGCTGGCGGGAGACAAGGGAGAGGACATTCTCCTTCGCGACGGAGACCGCGTCGCGATTCCCCGCAAGACGGAGACGATCGAGGTCGCCGGCCAGGTGGCTCGCCCTGGACGCGTGACATGGGTGAAGAGCAAGCCGCTGGCGTGGTATGTGAACCGCGCGGGAGGGTATTCCTCCAGCGCGCGCCGGAGCCGGATCCGCGTGATTCGCGGAGCCACGGGAGAATGGGTCCCGTCCCGGAAGGCGGGGGAACTGCTGCCCGGCGATGTCATCTGGGTACCCGAGAAGCCGGAGCGGGACTGGTGGAAGACCGCGCAGGAAACGGTCCGCTTTGCCGCGTCGGTGGCGACCGTGTATCTCGTCATCCATCAAGCCACCGGCAACTAG
- a CDS encoding DegV family protein has translation MRIRYVDGDRFRKAVLAGAEGILHTRDHLNRINVFPVPDGDTGTNMALSLSAIAGALRDSRDRNLDRVSRAVAEASVLGAKGNSGTILAHWFLGMAQGLSGNARIGSSELARAMTDATDAVYGALDDPVEGTILTTMRAASDAAQKASDAGQDVLGLLDEVTAAAHEALAQTPDLLPVLREAKVVDAGAQGFVNFLDGVRNQILGKPSPGLSEEVLHEAIVHPKGDHGDLAERFCTEVVVRGGGYHPERLRSRFSGLGSSLLVAATPTLFKLHIHTNHPEEVFRIAGRLGTIEERKVDDMSLQSRDSAVGGIAPIVSLDQQGETVAIVCDSTGDLPEEVRQELGIEIVPLQILFGDEVFRDQVDLSTDEFYRKLRDEGGSPTTSQPPPRAFVEALERIRADREVVVLAISGKLSGTVRSAKSGIALMPERRVELFDSRSASLGLGMLAMNAARLARRGASVDEILRWLRAWREETGIVFTVATLEYLRRGGRVNVAQSLIGNLFDMRPVLSLINEEVRSVARGRGDADARTKLVSELRERLPEGARIRLGMVGDMDNETVKYVEQRMRKQCEVVEVLRGKFTGVVGAHTGPGTWGVVHQRVTDDDPLLTDR, from the coding sequence ATGCGTATCCGTTATGTCGATGGGGACAGGTTCCGCAAGGCGGTCCTCGCGGGGGCGGAGGGAATCCTCCACACCCGGGACCACCTGAACCGCATCAATGTCTTCCCGGTCCCCGACGGGGATACGGGAACGAACATGGCACTGTCGCTTTCGGCCATTGCCGGTGCGCTGCGCGATTCCCGCGACCGAAACCTGGACCGGGTCAGTCGCGCGGTGGCGGAGGCGTCCGTCCTTGGCGCAAAGGGAAACAGCGGAACCATCCTTGCGCACTGGTTCCTCGGCATGGCACAAGGTCTCTCCGGGAACGCGCGGATCGGCAGTTCGGAACTGGCACGCGCCATGACGGATGCCACCGACGCGGTGTACGGGGCGCTCGACGATCCCGTCGAGGGCACCATTCTCACCACCATGCGCGCAGCCAGCGACGCCGCACAGAAAGCGTCCGATGCCGGGCAGGATGTTCTGGGCCTTCTCGACGAAGTGACTGCCGCCGCTCACGAGGCACTTGCGCAGACGCCGGACCTCTTGCCTGTGCTGCGCGAGGCGAAGGTGGTGGACGCGGGCGCACAGGGATTCGTGAACTTCCTGGACGGCGTTCGAAACCAGATTCTCGGGAAGCCGTCGCCGGGCCTTTCGGAAGAGGTTCTCCACGAGGCCATCGTCCATCCGAAGGGAGACCATGGCGATCTCGCGGAGAGGTTCTGCACGGAAGTGGTGGTGCGCGGCGGCGGCTACCACCCGGAGAGGCTTCGCTCCCGTTTCTCGGGGCTCGGGAGTTCGCTTCTGGTGGCCGCGACACCCACGCTCTTCAAGCTGCACATTCATACGAACCACCCGGAAGAGGTCTTTCGCATCGCGGGGCGCCTCGGCACCATCGAAGAGCGGAAGGTGGACGACATGTCACTCCAGAGCCGTGACAGCGCGGTCGGCGGGATCGCTCCGATCGTGTCGCTGGACCAACAGGGCGAGACCGTCGCGATTGTCTGCGATTCCACGGGCGACCTTCCCGAGGAGGTCCGTCAGGAACTGGGAATCGAGATCGTGCCTCTACAGATTCTCTTCGGCGACGAGGTCTTCCGCGATCAGGTGGACCTTTCTACCGATGAGTTCTACCGCAAGCTTCGGGACGAGGGCGGGTCTCCCACCACCAGCCAGCCCCCCCCCCGCGCATTCGTGGAAGCGCTGGAGAGAATCCGGGCCGACCGCGAAGTGGTGGTGCTGGCAATCTCGGGGAAGTTGTCCGGTACGGTTCGGTCGGCGAAAAGCGGGATCGCGCTCATGCCGGAACGGCGAGTGGAACTCTTCGACAGTCGGAGCGCAAGCCTGGGGCTTGGGATGCTCGCAATGAACGCGGCGCGGTTGGCCAGGCGGGGCGCCTCCGTCGACGAGATTCTCCGATGGTTGCGCGCCTGGCGGGAGGAGACCGGAATCGTCTTCACGGTGGCAACGCTGGAATACCTCCGGCGCGGCGGGCGCGTGAATGTCGCGCAAAGCCTGATCGGGAACCTGTTCGACATGCGACCCGTGTTGTCGCTCATCAATGAAGAAGTGCGATCGGTGGCACGCGGCCGAGGCGACGCCGACGCACGCACGAAACTCGTGAGCGAACTGCGAGAACGACTCCCCGAGGGCGCGCGCATTCGTCTGGGGATGGTCGGCGACATGGACAACGAGACCGTGAAGTATGTGGAGCAGAGGATGCGAAAGCAGTGTGAGGTCGTGGAGGTCCTGCGCGGCAAGTTCACCGGCGTGGTCGGCGCGCACACGGGCCCCGGCACCTGGGGTGTGGTTCATCAGCGCGTGACGGACGACGACCCGTTGCTGACCGACCGCTAG
- a CDS encoding GNVR domain-containing protein, with protein MDQESLGSVLFAWRRFVCAVTAVAAVVSVVVSLLLPRWYEATATCMPPEKGSPGGSLMMGLLDQFGGGMASRSLLSRTPETDIALGVLKSRSVRAKVVDRFDLTEVYGSRTPQHATEKLGKHITVRTTAEGMLEVRVEDRDGQRAADMANLFLELLDQHNRRASVEDARRTREFVEGCLAESRTRLEAASSDLRAFQEEHGAIALAEQTRVTVEAIAELQAQQAQLEITRGVLSDHALPGEMRVEEVDARLREVARQRNALEGTGAQDHGASGALLPLSGIPAIGARFADLTREAMVREKVYAFLTTQLEEARIQEARDLRTVDILDEAIPPVKRARPRRSLIVVLTCVLALLGTMGVALVTETARTQLAGGPMEDLLPVKALLSFRSWAVGGAGDPPSGSPQS; from the coding sequence GTGGATCAGGAATCCCTCGGCTCGGTGCTCTTCGCGTGGCGGCGGTTTGTCTGTGCGGTGACGGCGGTTGCGGCGGTCGTGTCTGTGGTGGTGAGTCTTCTCCTGCCGCGATGGTATGAAGCGACCGCAACCTGCATGCCGCCCGAGAAGGGCTCGCCCGGCGGGTCGCTGATGATGGGCCTGTTGGATCAGTTCGGCGGCGGGATGGCGTCGCGAAGCCTGCTGTCGAGAACCCCGGAGACAGACATCGCGCTGGGTGTGTTGAAGAGCCGCAGCGTGCGCGCGAAGGTTGTCGACCGCTTCGACCTGACAGAGGTCTACGGGTCCCGAACGCCGCAGCACGCCACGGAGAAACTCGGCAAGCACATCACGGTACGCACCACGGCAGAGGGGATGCTCGAGGTTCGCGTGGAGGACAGGGACGGGCAACGCGCCGCGGACATGGCGAACCTGTTCTTGGAACTGCTCGATCAGCACAATCGCCGGGCCAGCGTGGAAGACGCCCGCCGAACGCGGGAGTTTGTGGAGGGCTGTCTCGCGGAGAGCCGGACGCGACTGGAGGCCGCTTCCTCCGACCTTCGCGCGTTTCAGGAAGAGCACGGCGCGATCGCGCTGGCGGAACAGACACGGGTCACCGTCGAGGCCATCGCGGAACTTCAGGCGCAGCAGGCCCAACTGGAGATCACCCGGGGAGTCTTGTCCGACCATGCGCTTCCCGGGGAGATGCGCGTGGAAGAAGTGGACGCACGCCTCCGCGAGGTCGCCCGGCAGAGGAACGCCCTGGAGGGCACGGGCGCGCAAGATCACGGCGCGTCCGGCGCACTGCTTCCGTTGTCCGGCATCCCGGCCATTGGGGCGCGGTTTGCGGACCTGACCCGGGAGGCGATGGTTCGCGAGAAGGTCTACGCCTTTCTCACGACACAACTGGAGGAAGCGCGCATTCAGGAGGCGCGGGACCTCCGAACCGTGGACATTCTCGACGAAGCCATTCCTCCCGTCAAAAGGGCCAGACCCCGACGGAGCCTGATCGTGGTACTGACCTGCGTGCTGGCCCTGCTGGGCACCATGGGGGTGGCGCTGGTCACGGAAACGGCCCGAACCCAACTGGCCGGAGGCCCCATGGAGGACCTTCTTCCCGTCAAGGCGCTTCTGTCATTCCGGTCGTGGGCGGTCGGGGGTGCGGGCGACCCGCCCTCGGGGTCGCCGCAATCGTGA
- the hflX gene encoding GTPase HflX, protein MGRGSTESEPDEAAIVVGLRLPAVDRSACEESLDELATLARASGARVVGRELQSRSRVDGRTFIGAGKAAEIAEKAGEAGANLLLLDHDLSPAQARNLEEATHLKVLDRTELILDIFARRARTPRARIQVEAAQLEYMLPRLTRLWEHLSRLGGGIGTRGPGETQIEVDRRRIRSRLANLKKKLRSMDAQGPVRRRLHDGPFRVALVGYTNAGKSSLMNAMTKAKVPTRDRFFETLDATTRVLPLGPGYRATLTDTVGFLRRLPHTLVESFRATLEEVSSADLLLHVVDAASPVAEEMSEAVESVLREIGAGEIPTLTIFNKMDIAKPDAWPGLCGKDPAEPDTVHASALTGDGLGEVCRAIRERISRDWIRASGPVPVSCGRLLARLRSGTNVLAEDRSGEEVRFTVIAPPEEWQKLRALFADDAPELFSGNPGPRDHRPVGHG, encoded by the coding sequence GTGGGTCGAGGGTCCACAGAATCAGAACCGGACGAAGCGGCGATTGTCGTGGGGCTTCGACTTCCGGCGGTGGATCGGTCCGCCTGTGAGGAGAGCCTCGACGAGCTGGCCACACTGGCGCGCGCCTCCGGTGCGCGTGTGGTCGGGCGCGAACTCCAGAGCCGCAGCCGGGTGGACGGGCGCACATTCATCGGTGCGGGAAAGGCGGCGGAGATTGCCGAAAAGGCAGGCGAGGCGGGAGCGAACCTCCTGCTTCTCGACCACGACCTCTCCCCGGCCCAAGCGCGCAATCTGGAGGAAGCCACGCACCTGAAGGTCCTCGACCGAACGGAACTCATCCTGGATATCTTCGCGCGAAGAGCCAGAACCCCCCGCGCGCGCATTCAAGTAGAGGCGGCCCAGTTGGAGTATATGCTCCCGCGCCTGACGCGCCTTTGGGAGCACCTGTCGCGGCTCGGCGGCGGGATCGGAACGCGCGGACCCGGGGAGACGCAGATCGAAGTGGACCGCCGGCGCATCCGGAGCCGACTGGCCAACCTCAAGAAGAAGCTCCGCAGTATGGATGCGCAGGGACCCGTCAGGCGGAGGCTTCATGACGGCCCGTTCCGCGTTGCGCTGGTTGGCTACACGAACGCGGGAAAGAGCAGCCTCATGAACGCCATGACCAAGGCGAAGGTGCCGACCCGTGATCGTTTCTTTGAGACGCTGGACGCCACGACACGCGTTCTTCCGCTCGGTCCCGGGTACCGGGCAACACTCACGGACACCGTGGGTTTTCTTCGACGGCTTCCCCACACGCTGGTGGAGTCGTTCCGGGCCACGCTCGAAGAGGTGTCCTCGGCAGACCTGCTCCTCCATGTGGTGGACGCCGCGTCTCCGGTGGCGGAGGAAATGTCGGAGGCGGTGGAGTCGGTCTTGCGGGAGATTGGGGCGGGCGAAATCCCGACCCTCACTATCTTCAACAAGATGGACATTGCGAAACCGGACGCGTGGCCGGGGTTGTGCGGGAAGGATCCGGCGGAACCGGACACGGTCCACGCCAGCGCGCTCACCGGAGACGGATTGGGCGAGGTGTGCCGCGCGATCCGGGAGCGAATCAGCCGCGACTGGATTCGCGCATCAGGACCGGTCCCCGTGAGTTGCGGCAGGCTTCTCGCACGGCTTCGCTCCGGAACGAATGTGCTGGCGGAGGATCGCTCCGGGGAAGAAGTGCGCTTCACCGTGATTGCCCCGCCGGAGGAGTGGCAGAAACTGCGGGCTCTCTTTGCCGACGACGCCCCGGAACTCTTCTCGGGGAACCCGGGACCCCGGGACCACCGACCGGTGGGCCATGGTTGA
- a CDS encoding helix-turn-helix transcriptional regulator, translated as MDIRQTASLAIRDSWGEREFARWLGEALDDENTAGARLEALVKALLRAGAPGAAVRLTEAAFAKGGGFRPQLSGAAGDAVAKSLESEWEASTSAEGSVGDWALWATRAADLRRMLRGGVAAAPGGPAPSGGAHRPRTLVRPRGRGSSGGAEVAVGIGADADVLPDPLDEGALQEFYRSRALEPFHRNLALFLEKRGLTRRELARRIGISESYLSQMLSGRRKPSLRHLAAMAQALDTAPGRLLGERDRAELEPGDSDTFRPGRITHPHEALAEHFEVHFYPGPDVPTDGILARTHLVTAPSRGPQLWSLDHRYLLRDHSGRLHISSDAGPLDGGCARRFALLDGRLVRTPLRHPSAEDPKETTTDGTVPFPEPAFTFLGRIHGAWLGPTARGGDAP; from the coding sequence TTGGATATCCGGCAGACCGCATCACTCGCAATCCGGGATTCCTGGGGCGAGCGGGAGTTCGCCCGATGGCTGGGCGAGGCTCTGGATGACGAAAACACCGCGGGCGCGCGCCTGGAGGCGCTTGTGAAAGCACTGCTTCGTGCGGGGGCGCCGGGAGCGGCTGTGCGACTCACGGAGGCGGCCTTCGCGAAGGGGGGTGGTTTTCGTCCACAACTCTCCGGTGCGGCGGGCGACGCCGTGGCGAAGTCGCTGGAGTCGGAATGGGAGGCGTCGACCTCCGCGGAGGGGAGTGTCGGCGACTGGGCGCTCTGGGCCACGCGGGCGGCCGACCTTCGGCGGATGCTTCGCGGAGGGGTGGCCGCCGCGCCCGGTGGACCCGCGCCTTCCGGGGGTGCGCACCGCCCGAGGACGCTGGTTCGCCCGAGGGGCCGCGGCTCTTCCGGCGGGGCGGAGGTGGCTGTGGGGATCGGCGCGGACGCGGATGTTCTTCCCGACCCGCTGGACGAAGGCGCTCTGCAGGAGTTCTACCGGTCGCGCGCGCTGGAGCCGTTCCACCGGAATCTGGCGCTCTTCCTGGAAAAGCGCGGCCTGACGCGACGGGAACTGGCGCGTCGCATCGGCATCAGTGAATCGTATCTCTCACAAATGCTCTCCGGGCGCAGGAAGCCGAGCCTTCGGCACCTTGCCGCGATGGCGCAGGCGCTGGACACCGCCCCGGGTCGGCTTCTGGGAGAGCGGGATCGCGCCGAACTGGAACCCGGAGACTCGGACACCTTTCGTCCGGGCAGGATCACCCACCCGCACGAGGCGCTGGCCGAACACTTCGAAGTCCACTTTTACCCGGGGCCGGATGTCCCGACAGACGGGATTCTCGCACGCACGCACCTGGTGACGGCACCATCGCGAGGGCCGCAACTCTGGAGTCTGGACCACCGCTATCTTCTTCGCGACCACTCCGGGAGACTCCACATTTCGTCCGATGCGGGCCCACTGGACGGCGGTTGCGCCCGGCGGTTTGCGCTTCTCGACGGGCGGCTTGTCCGGACCCCCCTTCGGCACCCCAGCGCAGAGGACCCGAAAGAGACGACGACCGACGGAACCGTGCCGTTCCCGGAACCCGCCTTCACCTTCCTCGGGCGAATCCACGGCGCATGGCTTGGCCCTACGGCGCGAGGCGGGGATGCGCCTTGA
- a CDS encoding DUF72 domain-containing protein, with amino-acid sequence MVDAPRPEVLVGTSGYSFPDWKGPFYPPGTRNTDMLPHYATRFSVVEVNTTYYRMPDTKLLGRMVDRTPDGFRFIVKAYRGMTHDPAEWKSGAICDPFVDALQPMREAGRFSGVLLQFPWRFRNTPRSRRHLADLRRRLPEIPLFVEFRREEWAREAVYRFMEDHRLGWCSADEPNLPGLLPPVHQVTNGTGYVRLHGRNRDAWWGRSGKDRYDYLYSDKELTDWAKKIRHAAGQADRTFVFFNNCYAGQAAENARVMQELVSTG; translated from the coding sequence ATGGTTGATGCGCCGCGCCCGGAAGTTCTTGTCGGCACCTCCGGATACAGTTTCCCGGACTGGAAGGGACCCTTCTACCCCCCGGGCACACGCAACACGGACATGCTTCCCCACTATGCGACCCGGTTTTCCGTCGTGGAGGTGAACACGACCTATTACCGCATGCCGGACACGAAGCTACTCGGGCGCATGGTGGACCGCACGCCGGACGGGTTCCGGTTCATCGTAAAGGCGTATCGCGGCATGACGCACGACCCCGCCGAATGGAAGAGCGGGGCCATCTGCGACCCCTTTGTCGACGCGCTCCAGCCCATGCGGGAAGCGGGACGCTTTTCCGGCGTGCTGCTTCAGTTCCCGTGGCGCTTCCGCAATACCCCGCGAAGCCGCCGGCACCTTGCGGACCTTCGGCGTCGCCTGCCCGAGATCCCGCTCTTTGTGGAGTTTCGCCGGGAAGAGTGGGCCAGGGAGGCGGTATACCGGTTCATGGAAGATCACCGGCTCGGGTGGTGCTCGGCGGACGAGCCGAACCTTCCGGGACTTCTTCCGCCGGTTCATCAAGTCACCAACGGAACCGGCTATGTCCGACTTCACGGCCGAAACCGGGACGCATGGTGGGGGCGGTCCGGGAAGGACCGGTACGACTATCTCTATTCGGACAAGGAACTCACTGACTGGGCGAAGAAGATCCGTCACGCGGCGGGCCAGGCAGACCGGACCTTTGTCTTCTTCAACAACTGCTACGCGGGGCAGGCCGCCGAGAACGCCCGCGTGATGCAGGAACTGGTGAGTACCGGCTAG